One genomic segment of Ipomoea triloba cultivar NCNSP0323 chromosome 9, ASM357664v1 includes these proteins:
- the LOC116031004 gene encoding uncharacterized protein LOC116031004 isoform X2: MKYMKPLNLFQELVKSRGRLLGLDVGNKYVGLAVSDVQNKLASPLSVLIRKKSNIDLMTTDFQSLISELSLKGFIFGYPFDRQRNNPDAVQVKLLIDDLCETGKLVDLKYTFWDESFSSKSVEMLLKPLNLHPVQSKTIVDKFAAVEILQGYLDYVNRNEKMKLSARSDATKDSEEATDEDGIKPSVA, from the exons ATGAAGTACATGAAGCCATTAAACTTGTTCCAAGAATTGGTAAAGTCACGGGGTCGTTTGCTTGGTTTGGATGTGGGCAATAAGTATGTTGGTTTAGCTGTCTCAGatgtacaaaataaattagCATCACCACTGAG TGTGTTGATTCgcaaaaaatcaaatattgacTTGATGACCACTGATTTCCAGTCTCTT ATCTCTGAGCTTTCCTTGAAGGGATTCATTTTTGGCTACCCTTTTGATCGACAACGAAACAATCCAGAT GCTGTGCAAGTTAAACTTCTGATTGATGATCTTTGTGAAACTGGAAAACTTGTTGACCTAAAATACACGTTTTGGGATGAAAGCTTCTCATCCAAG AGTGTAGAAATGTTACTGAAGCCTTTAAATTTGCATCCGGTTCAGTCGAAGACTATAGTGGACAAATTTGCTGCTGTTGAAATACTCCAG GGGTACTTGGATTATGTCAATAGAAATGAGAAGATGAAGTTATCAGCTAGAAGTGATGCAACAAAGGATAGTGAAGAG
- the LOC116031004 gene encoding uncharacterized protein LOC116031004 isoform X1, giving the protein MKYMKPLNLFQELVKSRGRLLGLDVGNKYVGLAVSDVQNKLASPLSVLIRKKSNIDLMTTDFQSLISELSLKGFIFGYPFDRQRNNPDAVQVKLLIDDLCETGKLVDLKYTFWDESFSSKSVEMLLKPLNLHPVQSKTIVDKFAAVEILQQGYLDYVNRNEKMKLSARSDATKDSEEATDEDGIKPSVA; this is encoded by the exons ATGAAGTACATGAAGCCATTAAACTTGTTCCAAGAATTGGTAAAGTCACGGGGTCGTTTGCTTGGTTTGGATGTGGGCAATAAGTATGTTGGTTTAGCTGTCTCAGatgtacaaaataaattagCATCACCACTGAG TGTGTTGATTCgcaaaaaatcaaatattgacTTGATGACCACTGATTTCCAGTCTCTT ATCTCTGAGCTTTCCTTGAAGGGATTCATTTTTGGCTACCCTTTTGATCGACAACGAAACAATCCAGAT GCTGTGCAAGTTAAACTTCTGATTGATGATCTTTGTGAAACTGGAAAACTTGTTGACCTAAAATACACGTTTTGGGATGAAAGCTTCTCATCCAAG AGTGTAGAAATGTTACTGAAGCCTTTAAATTTGCATCCGGTTCAGTCGAAGACTATAGTGGACAAATTTGCTGCTGTTGAAATACTCCAG CAGGGGTACTTGGATTATGTCAATAGAAATGAGAAGATGAAGTTATCAGCTAGAAGTGATGCAACAAAGGATAGTGAAGAG
- the LOC116030982 gene encoding small ribosomal subunit biogenesis GTPase RsgA 1, mitochondrial-like, producing MKIASMSLLRPRVVPLLFSTFSASASRNTYLSSPFAIVLAARHHHQGSKNAPRKLQQPNKNLLKARETIKQFSPLAPVLSSEDKTNLSQDQAVGMVAASQANFMRVIVQSLPSEVCSGSGLVEGFTDAPGVGVELLCVVKAVLKKIKRRVLVGDKVLVGSIDWVDRRGMIENVFERKCEILDPPVANVDHLLVLFSMEQPKLEPFSLTRFLIEAESTGIPFTLALNKCELVPEETLAAWKSRLRKWGYEPIFCSVESQRGIDTLLFIMREQTSVIVGPSGVGKSSLINAMRFNKRGAVGVGEGDNCSNLILDSKWFEEQRVGEVSTRSGRGKHTTRNVSLLPLSEGGYLADTPGFCHPSLMKVTKQSLAEHFPEIQKMLKEKEPAKCSFSNCLHLGEPGCLVGGDWERYPYYLQLLDEIKIREEFQLRVVGTKRESDVRYKVGDKGVIQAEPRLEPKKHRRQSRKRLNQSVLDELDELDDEDEETLDDDNPILRAMKQENS from the exons ATGAAAATCGCTTCAATGTCTCTTCTCCGGCCACGTGTGGTGCCGCTTCTATTTTCAACTTTCAGTGCCTCGGCCTCACGGAACACCTACTTATCTTCCCCATTCGCCATTGTCTTGGCAGCTCGCCATCACCACCAAGGCTCTAAGAATGCTCCTAGGAAACTACAACAGCCGAATAAGAACCTCCTCAAGGCTCGTGAGACTATCAAGCAATTCTCGCCTCTAGCTCCGGTTCTCTCCAGCGAAGATAAAACAAATCTCTCTCAGGACCAAGCAGTGGGAATGGTTGCTGCTTCACAGGCTAATTTCATGCGTGTTATAGTGCAATCATTGCCTTCGGAAGTTTGTAGTGGTTCTGGACTGGTAGAAGGTTTCACTGATGCTCCGGGAGTTGGAGTGGAACTACTATGTGTGGTGAAGGCGGTGTTGAAGAAGATCAAGAGGAGAGTGTTGGTTGGGGATAAGGTTTTAGTAGGTTCGATTGATTGGGTGGACAGACGGGGAATGATAGAAAATGTGTTTGAGAGGAAGTGCGAGATTTTGGACCCTCCTGTGGCGAACGTGGATCATTTGCTAGTGTTGTTTTCAATGGAGCAACCGAAACTTGAGCCCTTTTCTCTCACTAGGTTCCTTATTGAGGCTGAGTCAACTGGAATTCCTTTTACTCTTGCATTGAACAAGTGTGAACTTGTTCCTGAAGAG ACATTGGCTGCATGGAAATCTAGGCTTCGTAAATGGGGTTATGAACCTATCTTTTGCAGTGTGGAATCACAGCGTGGAATTGATACTTTGCTGTTCATTATGAGAGAACAGACCTCAGTAATTGTTGGCCCTAGTGGTGTTGGAAAATCCAGTCTCATTAATGCTATGAGATTCAATAAGCGTGGTGCTGTTGGTGTTGGCGAAGGAGATAACTGTTCAAACCTA ATTCTGGATAGCAAATGGTTTGAAGAACAACGTGTTGGTGAAGTGTCTACAAGAAGTGGAAGAGGGAAACATACCACTAGGAATGTTTCTTTACTTCCACTATCTGAAGGAGGGTATCTCGCAGATACTCCAGGATTCTGCCATCCTAGTTTGATGAAAGTGACAAAGCAATCTCTCGCAGAACATTTTCCCGAG ATCCAAAAAATGCTTAAAGAAAAAGAACCAGCAAAGTGTTCTTTCAGCAACTGCTTACATCTTGGTGAACCGGGGTGCCTTGTTGGAGGAGACTGGGAAAGATACCCATACTACCTTCAGTTGCTTGATGAAATCAAAATCAGAGAGGAGTTTCAGCTTAGGGTAGTGGGGACTAAACGAGAAAGTGATGTGAG GTATAAAGTAGGAGACAAAGGCGTTATACAAGCTGAACCGCGCTTAGAACCCAAGAAGCACAGGAGACAATCTCGTAAGAGACTGAACCAATCAGTCTTAGATGAGTTGGATGAacttgatgatgaggatgaagagACACTGGATGATGACAACCCAATATTGAGAGCAATGAAGCAAGAAAACTCATAG
- the LOC116031005 gene encoding uncharacterized protein LOC116031005: MKYMKPLNLFQELVKSRGRLLGLDVGNKYVGLAVSDVQNKLASPLSVLIRKKSNIDLMATDFQSLISELSLKGFIFGYPFDRQRNNPDAVQVKLLIDDLCETGKLVDLKYTFWDESFSSKSVEMLLKPLNLHPVQSKTIVDKFAAVEILQGYLDYVNRNEKMKLSARSDATKDSEEATDEDGIKPSVA; encoded by the exons ATGAAGTACATGAAGCCATTAAACTTGTTCCAAGAATTGGTAAAGTCACGGGGTCGTTTGCTTGGTTTGGATGTGGGCAATAAGTATGTTGGTTTAGCTGTCTCAGatgtacaaaataaattagCATCACCACTGAG TGTGTTGATTCGCAAAAAATCGAATATTGACTTGATGGCCACTGATTTCCAGTCTCTT ATCTCTGAGCTTTCCTTGAAGGGATTCATTTTTGGCTACCCTTTTGATCGACAACGAAACAATCCAGAT GCTGTGCAAGTTAAACTTCTGATTGATGATCTTTGTGAAACTGGAAAACTTGTTGACCTAAAATACACGTTTTGGGATGAAAGCTTCTCATCCAAG AGTGTAGAAATGTTACTGAAGCCTTTAAATTTGCATCCGGTTCAGTCGAAGACTATAGTGGACAAATTTGCTGCTGTTGAAATACTCCAG GGGTACTTGGATTATGTCAATAGAAATGAGAAGATGAAGTTATCAGCTAGAAGTGATGCAACAAAGGATAGTGAAGAGGCAACTGATGAAGATGGAATTAAACCTTCAGTTGCATGA